In Halostella salina, a single window of DNA contains:
- a CDS encoding 50S ribosomal protein L22, whose product MGINYSVDADPDETAKAMLRERHMSHKHSKAIAREIKGKTATEAEEFLQSVIDGEQSVPFKSHNSGVGHRSDIDGWDAGRYPEKASEAFLDLIENAVNNADHQGFDGEEMVIDHVAAHKVGESQGRKPRAMGRASAWNTPEVDVELILKTEDEE is encoded by the coding sequence ATGGGAATCAACTACAGCGTCGACGCGGACCCGGACGAGACGGCGAAAGCGATGCTCCGGGAGCGTCACATGAGCCACAAGCACAGCAAGGCCATCGCCCGCGAGATCAAGGGCAAGACCGCGACGGAGGCCGAGGAGTTCCTCCAGTCGGTCATCGACGGCGAGCAGTCGGTGCCGTTCAAGTCCCACAACAGCGGCGTCGGCCACCGCTCCGACATCGACGGCTGGGACGCCGGTCGCTACCCCGAGAAGGCCAGCGAGGCGTTCCTCGACCTGATCGAGAACGCCGTCAACAACGCCGACCACCAGGGGTTCGACGGCGAGGAGATGGTCATCGACCACGTCGCCGCCCACAAGGTCGGCGAGTCCCAGGGCCGCAAGCCCCGTGCGATGGGTCGCGCCTCCGCGTGGAACACGCCGGAGGTCGACGTCGAACTGATCCTGAAAACGGAGGATGAGGAATAA
- a CDS encoding 30S ribosomal protein S19, with the protein MSDSEYRTGREGEFTYRGHTLDELQDMSLEDVAELLPARQRRSIERGLSVEKEKLLAEAREAGEEETANDPIRTHLRDMPILPEFVGKTFAVYNGQEFERVQVEPEMIGHYLGEFQLTRTSVEHGQAGIGATRSSKFVPLK; encoded by the coding sequence ATGAGCGACTCCGAGTACAGAACCGGCCGCGAAGGTGAGTTCACCTACCGTGGCCACACGCTAGACGAACTGCAGGACATGAGCCTGGAGGACGTCGCGGAACTGCTCCCCGCCCGACAGCGGCGAAGTATCGAGCGCGGCCTCTCCGTCGAGAAGGAGAAGCTGCTCGCCGAGGCCCGCGAGGCCGGCGAGGAGGAGACCGCCAACGACCCGATCCGGACGCACCTGCGCGACATGCCGATCCTGCCGGAGTTCGTCGGCAAGACGTTTGCCGTCTACAACGGGCAGGAGTTCGAGCGCGTGCAGGTCGAACCGGAGATGATCGGCCACTACCTCGGCGAGTTCCAGCTGACGCGGACCTCCGTCGAGCACGGACAGGCCGGCATCGGGGCGACACGCTCGTCGAAGTTCGTCCCGCTGAAGTGA
- a CDS encoding 50S ribosomal protein L2, producing MGRRIQGQRRGRGGPTFRAPSHRYKADLTHKKAEDSDVVSGTVVDIEHDPARSAPVAAVEFEDGDRRLVLVAEGIGVGEEIQVGVSAEIKPGNTLPLAEIPEGVPVSNVERQPGDGGKFARASGTSADLITHDRDAAVVQLPSGQTKRLDPECRATIGVVAGGGRTEKPHVKAGNKYHKMKARGTKWPNVRGVAMNAVDHPFGGGGRQHPGKPKSISRNAPPGRKVGDISSRRTGRGGDN from the coding sequence ATGGGACGCAGGATTCAAGGACAGCGACGCGGTCGCGGTGGCCCCACGTTCCGGGCCCCCTCGCACCGCTACAAGGCGGACCTGACGCACAAGAAGGCCGAGGACAGCGACGTGGTCTCGGGCACGGTCGTCGACATCGAGCACGACCCGGCCCGGAGCGCGCCCGTCGCCGCCGTCGAGTTCGAGGACGGCGACCGCCGCCTCGTGCTCGTCGCCGAGGGTATCGGCGTCGGCGAGGAGATCCAGGTCGGCGTCTCCGCGGAAATCAAGCCGGGCAACACGCTCCCGCTCGCGGAGATCCCGGAGGGGGTCCCCGTCAGCAACGTCGAGCGCCAGCCCGGCGACGGCGGCAAGTTCGCCCGCGCCAGCGGGACGAGCGCCGACCTCATCACGCACGACCGCGACGCCGCGGTCGTCCAGCTGCCGAGCGGCCAGACGAAGCGCCTCGACCCCGAGTGTCGGGCGACCATCGGCGTCGTGGCCGGCGGCGGCCGCACCGAGAAGCCCCACGTGAAGGCCGGTAACAAGTACCACAAGATGAAAGCCCGCGGCACGAAGTGGCCCAACGTTCGTGGCGTCGCCATGAACGCCGTCGACCACCCGTTCGGTGGCGGTGGCCGCCAGCACCCGGGCAAACCGAAGAGCATCTCCCGCAACGCCCCGCCGGGCCGCAAGGTGGGCGACATCTCGTCCCGGCGCACGGGTCGCGGAGGTGACAACTAA
- a CDS encoding 50S ribosomal protein L23 yields MTGDVIVHPLVTEKAMNQMDFDNKLQFVVDLDASKPEIAEAVNEQFDIEVEKVNTQVTMNGRKKATVRLGEDDDAQEVASRIGVF; encoded by the coding sequence ATGACGGGCGACGTCATCGTCCACCCGCTGGTCACCGAGAAGGCGATGAACCAGATGGACTTCGACAACAAGCTCCAGTTCGTCGTCGACCTGGACGCCTCCAAGCCGGAGATCGCCGAGGCGGTCAACGAGCAGTTCGACATCGAGGTCGAGAAGGTCAACACGCAAGTGACGATGAACGGGCGAAAGAAGGCGACCGTCCGACTGGGCGAGGACGACGACGCCCAGGAAGTCGCCTCGCGCATCGGGGTGTTCTAA
- the rpl4p gene encoding 50S ribosomal protein L4, with product MQATIRDLDGEDDGTLDLPEVFESAYRPDLIKRAVLAAQANRKQDYGADEYAGMRTPAESQGSGRGMAHVPRENGQGRRVPQTVGGRPAHPPKSEKDRSLNINDKERKQAVRSAIAATTDAELVAERGHEFDEDADLPLVVSDAFEDLVKTQAVVDTLESLGVHDDVERADEGRSVRAGRGKTRGRKYQTPKSILFVTSSEAGPSKAARNLAGADVATAAEVNAEDLAPGAEGGRLTVFTESAVEEVADR from the coding sequence ATGCAAGCAACAATTCGCGACCTGGACGGCGAGGACGACGGCACGCTCGACCTCCCCGAGGTCTTCGAGTCGGCCTACCGACCGGACCTCATCAAGCGCGCCGTACTCGCCGCACAGGCAAACCGGAAGCAGGACTACGGCGCGGACGAGTACGCCGGCATGCGGACGCCGGCCGAGTCCCAGGGGAGCGGCCGCGGCATGGCCCACGTCCCCCGTGAGAACGGGCAGGGCCGCCGCGTTCCCCAGACCGTGGGCGGCCGCCCGGCCCACCCGCCGAAGTCCGAGAAGGACCGCTCGCTGAACATCAACGACAAGGAACGCAAACAGGCCGTCCGCAGCGCCATCGCGGCGACGACGGACGCCGAGCTCGTCGCCGAGCGCGGCCACGAGTTCGACGAGGACGCCGACCTGCCGCTCGTCGTGAGCGACGCGTTCGAGGACCTCGTCAAGACCCAGGCCGTCGTCGACACGCTGGAGTCGCTCGGCGTTCACGACGACGTCGAGCGCGCCGACGAGGGGCGCTCCGTTCGCGCCGGCCGCGGGAAGACCCGTGGACGGAAGTACCAGACGCCGAAGTCGATCCTCTTTGTCACGTCCAGCGAGGCCGGCCCGTCGAAGGCCGCGCGCAACCTCGCGGGCGCTGACGTCGCGACGGCCGCCGAGGTCAACGCGGAGGACCTCGCGCCCGGCGCGGAGGGCGGTCGACTGACCGTGTTCACCGAGAGCGCCGTCGAGGAGGTGGCCGACCGATGA
- a CDS encoding 50S ribosomal protein L3 — protein MPQPSRPRKGSLGFGPRKRAESEVPRFNSWPDDDGQPALQGFAGYKAGMTHVVMINDESDSPREGMEETVPVTIVETPPMRAVALRAYEDTAYGKKPLTEVWTDEFHEELDRVLDVPEEHDADAATEELHDALDAGEVADVRVITHTVPSGVASVPKKKPDVMETRVGGGSLDDRVEFALDLVEDGGAHEMNDVFRAGEYADVSGVTKGKGTQGPVKRWGVQKRKGKHARQGWRRRIGNLGPWNPSRVRSTVPQQGQTGYHQRTELNKRLIDIGEGDDASVDGGFVNYGEVDGPYALVKGSVPGPEQRLVRFRPAVRPNDQPRLDPEVRYVSTASNQG, from the coding sequence ATGCCACAACCAAGCAGACCACGCAAAGGCTCGCTGGGGTTCGGCCCCCGGAAGCGCGCGGAGAGCGAAGTCCCGCGCTTCAACTCGTGGCCGGACGACGACGGACAGCCAGCGCTCCAGGGCTTCGCCGGCTACAAGGCCGGCATGACCCACGTGGTGATGATCAACGACGAGTCGGACTCCCCCCGCGAAGGGATGGAGGAGACCGTCCCCGTCACCATCGTGGAGACGCCGCCGATGCGCGCGGTGGCCCTGCGAGCGTACGAAGACACCGCCTACGGCAAGAAGCCGCTCACGGAGGTCTGGACCGACGAGTTCCACGAGGAGCTCGACCGCGTCCTGGACGTTCCCGAGGAGCACGACGCCGACGCGGCGACGGAGGAACTGCACGACGCGCTCGACGCCGGCGAGGTCGCCGACGTTCGAGTCATCACCCACACCGTGCCGAGCGGCGTGGCGAGCGTCCCGAAGAAAAAGCCCGACGTGATGGAGACCCGCGTCGGCGGCGGCTCACTCGACGACCGCGTCGAGTTCGCGCTCGACCTCGTCGAGGACGGCGGCGCACACGAGATGAACGACGTGTTCCGCGCCGGCGAGTACGCCGACGTCAGCGGCGTCACCAAGGGCAAGGGCACCCAGGGCCCCGTCAAGCGCTGGGGCGTCCAGAAGCGGAAGGGCAAGCACGCCCGCCAGGGCTGGCGGCGCCGGATCGGCAACCTCGGCCCGTGGAACCCCTCCCGCGTGCGCTCGACGGTCCCCCAGCAGGGGCAGACCGGCTACCACCAGCGCACGGAACTGAACAAGCGCCTCATCGACATCGGTGAGGGCGACGACGCGTCCGTCGACGGCGGCTTCGTCAACTACGGCGAGGTCGACGGCCCGTACGCGCTCGTCAAGGGATCGGTTCCCGGCCCGGAGCAGCGCCTCGTGCGCTTCCGCCCGGCCGTCCGACCGAACGACCAGCCGCGCCTCGACCCCGAGGTGCGCTACGTCTCCACAGCATCGAACCAGGGATAA
- a CDS encoding putative RNA uridine N3 methyltransferase: MTVSVLVPSSLVREAEDKREATRKVGYVARAATVFRADRLTVFPDREGERRWGEGFVKTVLRYAATPPYLRKEAWGKRDELEYAGVLPPLRAASQTGSGSDDSGSLRQGIVTEVGPEGRVRVNCGLQHPISLVVPPEMEVDEGERVTVRISSREPVRARIVAQSLPGLAVDSADLSAALGREDAGVRIATSRHGEPLTVSGLGPLAGRVEDDGMTVAFGAPERGLPEMIPDLTVDAVRAARTPDEGAVETEPADGAEAPPAVEPGAPGRFDLWLNAIPNQGSEVVRTEEAMFAALGCLTLTE; encoded by the coding sequence ATGACCGTCAGCGTACTCGTGCCGTCGTCCCTCGTCCGGGAAGCCGAAGACAAACGCGAGGCAACTCGCAAGGTCGGCTACGTCGCCCGCGCGGCGACGGTGTTCCGGGCGGACCGCCTGACCGTCTTCCCCGACCGGGAGGGCGAGCGCAGGTGGGGCGAGGGGTTCGTGAAAACCGTACTGCGGTACGCCGCAACGCCCCCATACCTCCGAAAGGAGGCGTGGGGCAAGCGGGACGAACTGGAGTACGCGGGCGTACTGCCGCCGCTTCGCGCCGCGTCACAGACCGGCTCCGGATCCGACGATTCGGGGTCGTTAAGACAGGGAATCGTGACCGAGGTCGGACCTGAAGGGCGCGTACGGGTCAATTGCGGACTGCAACACCCGATCTCGCTCGTCGTCCCTCCGGAAATGGAGGTCGACGAGGGGGAACGCGTTACCGTCAGGATCTCTTCGCGAGAGCCGGTCCGTGCGAGGATCGTCGCCCAGTCCCTTCCGGGACTGGCCGTCGACAGCGCGGACCTGTCGGCAGCGCTCGGCCGTGAGGACGCCGGCGTCCGGATCGCAACGTCGCGGCACGGTGAACCGCTCACCGTGTCGGGGCTCGGACCGCTGGCCGGTCGCGTCGAGGACGACGGGATGACCGTCGCCTTCGGCGCGCCCGAGAGAGGGCTGCCGGAGATGATACCGGACCTGACCGTGGACGCGGTCAGGGCCGCGCGGACTCCCGACGAGGGAGCCGTTGAGACCGAACCGGCGGACGGGGCGGAGGCCCCGCCCGCGGTCGAACCAGGCGCACCCGGCCGGTTCGACCTCTGGCTCAACGCGATCCCGAACCAGGGCAGCGAGGTCGTGCGAACGGAGGAAGCGATGTTCGCCGCGCTCGGCTGCCTCACACTCACGGAGTGA
- a CDS encoding class I SAM-dependent methyltransferase, which translates to MDPSTTDPTVLGYDELSERTDADGWESPWGDNPLQEHYSWPATRALLPNLDGQRVLDAGCGVGDHVEELLDDGATVVGIDVSEPAVETARDRFDDRASFERADLAEPLPFGDDAFDVVCSHLVLDHIENLTDPFSEFRRVLTADGSLVFTVVHPMQYYLDYDAVAEYYGTTAVTLGWEGVDITSYQRPVGEILTALVDAGFRIDAVEEPRPTAAYEAHAADDWNVNERPQILCVRARSGDQ; encoded by the coding sequence ATGGATCCCTCCACCACCGACCCGACGGTTCTCGGCTACGACGAACTCTCCGAACGCACCGACGCCGACGGCTGGGAAAGCCCGTGGGGCGACAACCCGCTACAGGAACACTATTCCTGGCCGGCGACACGGGCGCTGCTCCCGAACCTCGACGGCCAGCGCGTTCTCGACGCCGGCTGCGGCGTCGGCGACCACGTCGAGGAGCTGCTTGACGACGGCGCGACGGTCGTCGGCATCGACGTGAGCGAACCGGCGGTCGAGACCGCACGGGACCGGTTCGACGACCGGGCATCGTTCGAGCGGGCGGACCTCGCGGAGCCGCTGCCGTTCGGCGACGACGCGTTCGACGTCGTCTGTAGCCACCTCGTGCTGGATCACATCGAGAACTTGACGGACCCGTTCAGCGAGTTCCGCCGTGTTCTGACGGCCGACGGGTCGCTCGTGTTCACCGTTGTGCATCCGATGCAGTACTACCTCGACTACGACGCCGTCGCGGAGTACTACGGGACGACCGCGGTGACGCTCGGCTGGGAGGGCGTCGATATCACTTCCTACCAGCGTCCCGTCGGCGAGATCCTGACCGCGCTGGTCGATGCGGGGTTTCGAATCGACGCCGTCGAGGAACCGCGGCCAACCGCAGCCTACGAGGCGCACGCCGCGGACGACTGGAACGTGAACGAGCGCCCGCAGATCCTCTGTGTTCGGGCACGATCGGGCGACCAGTAG
- a CDS encoding MTH1187 family thiamine-binding protein yields the protein MTTVAMLSVAPVIEDSMAEEVAKAVDALEDFDVSYETNPMGTVIEAETADEVFAAAQAAHEAVDGDRVSTFLKIDDKRTASSSAADKVDAVEDELGREARSGE from the coding sequence ATGACGACCGTCGCGATGCTCTCCGTCGCACCGGTGATCGAGGACAGCATGGCCGAGGAAGTCGCCAAGGCCGTCGACGCGCTGGAGGACTTCGACGTGAGCTACGAGACGAACCCGATGGGGACCGTCATCGAGGCCGAAACCGCCGACGAGGTGTTCGCCGCGGCGCAGGCGGCTCACGAGGCGGTCGACGGCGACCGCGTCTCGACGTTTCTGAAGATAGATGACAAGCGGACGGCGTCGTCGAGCGCAGCCGACAAGGTCGACGCCGTCGAGGACGAACTCGGCCGCGAGGCGCGGAGCGGGGAGTAG
- a CDS encoding arsenic resistance protein has product MGRKAWIRRHQIALYAVAVLAALGVGLGRPAAGTAVERFIEPVLVVLLYVTFLEVPFVRIRRAFANGRFMAAALGMNFLVVPVVAWGLTRVLPPNPAVLVGSFMVLLTPCIDYVITFTELADGDAEQVTAATPALMLVQLLLLPAYLRLFMGPQAAGIVEAGPFVEAFLTIIALPLALAWATEAVAERAAAGERWQAAMGWLPVPMLSVTLFVVVASQLPRVRSAFDQIAAVVPVYVAFLVVMPLLARVAAGAVGLDVGESRALVFTSVTRNSLVVLPLALALPAGYELAPAVVVTQTLVELSGMVVLTRAVPAWLVPSAPTPLFDAVRGD; this is encoded by the coding sequence ATGGGACGCAAGGCGTGGATACGGCGACACCAGATCGCTCTGTACGCCGTCGCGGTACTCGCCGCGCTCGGCGTCGGACTCGGCCGTCCGGCAGCGGGCACGGCCGTCGAGCGGTTCATCGAGCCGGTCCTCGTCGTGTTGCTGTACGTGACGTTTCTCGAAGTCCCGTTCGTCCGGATCCGTCGGGCGTTCGCCAACGGGCGGTTCATGGCGGCGGCGCTGGGGATGAACTTCCTGGTGGTCCCGGTCGTCGCCTGGGGGCTCACCCGCGTGCTCCCGCCGAACCCGGCCGTGCTCGTCGGGTCGTTCATGGTGTTGCTGACGCCGTGTATCGACTACGTGATCACGTTCACGGAGCTGGCCGACGGCGACGCCGAGCAGGTCACCGCAGCGACGCCCGCGCTGATGCTCGTCCAGCTGCTCCTGCTCCCGGCGTACCTCCGACTGTTCATGGGACCGCAGGCGGCCGGGATCGTCGAGGCCGGCCCCTTCGTCGAGGCGTTCCTGACGATCATCGCGCTTCCCCTCGCGCTCGCGTGGGCGACGGAGGCGGTCGCCGAGCGCGCCGCCGCGGGGGAGCGCTGGCAGGCGGCGATGGGATGGCTCCCCGTCCCGATGCTCAGCGTGACGCTGTTCGTCGTCGTCGCGTCCCAGCTGCCGCGAGTCCGCTCCGCGTTTGACCAGATCGCGGCCGTCGTCCCCGTGTACGTCGCCTTTCTCGTCGTGATGCCACTGCTGGCGCGCGTCGCCGCCGGGGCGGTCGGGTTGGACGTCGGCGAGAGCCGCGCGCTGGTGTTCACGTCGGTCACCCGGAACTCGCTCGTCGTGTTGCCGCTGGCGCTCGCGCTCCCCGCGGGCTACGAACTCGCCCCTGCGGTCGTGGTGACGCAGACGCTCGTGGAACTGTCGGGAATGGTCGTTCTCACCCGGGCGGTGCCGGCGTGGCTCGTTCCGAGCGCGCCGACGCCGCTCTTCGACGCCGTCCGTGGCGACTGA
- the mch gene encoding methenyltetrahydromethanopterin cyclohydrolase: MDSLNRMAIELVDEAIDFAEELGIGAYELDNEATVLDFGVDVEGGIEAGLLLSEIQSAGLATVQTRMDEVAGAPLPHVELSTDHPGVALLGAQKAGWEVSADGFEGLGSGPARALVAEEDEYRQIGYHDAFEFAVLAVETDEFPDEAVAEHVAELAEVDDNGVFLPVFSTASVAGSVTMAARAAELAVFRLTELGYDPLDVVTASGSAPLAPVADSEEAAIGRTNDALAYGGQVHLVVEEPFDRFDEVASTATDEYGTPFEAVYEDHDWEFYDVPESVFAPAQVTIDVVGGDTHVFGERNEALLAESFDL; the protein is encoded by the coding sequence ATGGACAGTCTCAACCGGATGGCCATCGAACTCGTCGACGAGGCCATCGACTTCGCCGAGGAACTCGGCATCGGGGCGTACGAACTGGACAACGAGGCGACGGTGCTGGACTTCGGCGTCGACGTCGAGGGCGGCATCGAGGCGGGCCTCCTGCTGTCGGAGATCCAGAGCGCCGGCCTCGCCACCGTCCAGACCCGGATGGACGAGGTGGCCGGCGCGCCGCTGCCCCACGTCGAACTGTCGACCGACCACCCCGGCGTCGCCCTGCTCGGCGCGCAGAAGGCCGGCTGGGAGGTCAGCGCTGATGGGTTCGAGGGCCTCGGCAGCGGCCCGGCTCGCGCGCTGGTGGCCGAGGAGGACGAGTACCGGCAGATCGGCTACCACGACGCCTTCGAGTTCGCCGTGCTCGCCGTCGAGACCGACGAGTTCCCGGACGAGGCCGTCGCCGAACACGTCGCGGAGCTGGCGGAGGTCGACGACAACGGCGTGTTCCTCCCGGTGTTCTCGACCGCCAGCGTCGCCGGGAGCGTCACGATGGCAGCTCGCGCGGCCGAACTCGCCGTCTTCCGGCTGACGGAGCTTGGTTACGACCCGCTGGATGTGGTGACCGCGAGCGGGAGCGCGCCGCTCGCGCCCGTCGCGGATTCCGAGGAAGCGGCGATCGGCCGGACGAACGACGCGCTGGCGTACGGCGGGCAGGTCCATCTCGTCGTCGAGGAGCCGTTCGACCGGTTCGACGAGGTCGCCTCGACCGCGACCGACGAGTACGGCACGCCGTTCGAAGCGGTGTACGAGGACCACGACTGGGAGTTCTACGACGTGCCCGAGAGCGTGTTCGCGCCGGCGCAGGTGACGATCGACGTGGTCGGCGGCGACACGCACGTGTTCGGGGAGCGAAACGAGGCCCTGCTGGCCGAGAGCTTCGACCTGTGA
- a CDS encoding ArsR/SmtB family transcription factor has translation MTDTTRRHAEGVDPPAPILPEDSVLSRAEYLSMQEQLGDPTRFELLRTLSEHGPLGATELRETLELRGNRLHYHLDRLVDVGLVENRKESSPDRDGLYSYYRLSALGEGILEHGVVELMRREREFRDEYR, from the coding sequence ATGACGGACACAACGCGCCGCCACGCGGAAGGGGTCGACCCCCCGGCACCGATCCTGCCCGAGGACAGCGTCCTCTCCCGGGCGGAGTATCTCAGCATGCAGGAGCAACTCGGCGATCCGACCCGGTTCGAGCTACTGCGAACGCTGTCGGAACACGGACCGCTCGGCGCGACGGAGCTCCGCGAGACGCTCGAACTGCGGGGGAACCGGCTCCACTATCACCTCGACAGGCTCGTCGACGTCGGTCTCGTGGAGAACCGCAAGGAGAGTTCGCCCGACCGTGACGGGCTGTACTCCTACTATCGGCTCAGTGCGCTCGGCGAGGGGATTCTGGAGCACGGCGTCGTGGAACTCATGCGACGGGAACGCGAGTTCCGGGACGAGTACCGCTGA
- a CDS encoding DUF7509 family protein, whose product MRERIRRALDRNDDLPTASRSEFLLYLMGPYEAFTVDDHLPETVDRDDVAVDFGSWDDDAAGLDHDEVLALLERVRDDLRRDAGLNAFLAIDVNLPLEELDAATQSIRFAAASNVTAFVVPRVGKNLGVGIETGSVLASLDDADHERLVFVHESGVRSAMIDSLSRRWNASVQRYDSVDELTRHLRTFAVDVMNRELYGSLSRRGPGSEAGSEPNTDRE is encoded by the coding sequence ATGCGCGAGCGGATCCGGCGCGCGCTCGACCGGAACGACGACCTCCCGACCGCCTCCCGTTCGGAGTTTCTCCTGTATCTCATGGGCCCGTACGAGGCGTTCACGGTCGACGACCACCTCCCGGAGACCGTCGACCGCGACGACGTGGCCGTCGATTTCGGCTCGTGGGACGACGATGCCGCTGGACTCGACCACGACGAGGTTCTGGCGCTGCTCGAACGGGTCCGCGACGACCTCCGCCGCGACGCGGGGCTCAACGCGTTTCTCGCCATCGACGTGAACCTGCCGCTGGAGGAGCTGGACGCGGCGACCCAGTCGATCCGGTTCGCCGCGGCGTCCAACGTCACGGCGTTCGTCGTGCCGCGGGTCGGCAAGAACCTCGGCGTCGGTATCGAAACCGGTTCCGTGCTCGCCTCGCTCGACGACGCCGACCACGAGCGTCTCGTGTTCGTTCACGAATCCGGGGTTCGAAGCGCCATGATCGACTCGCTTTCCCGGCGCTGGAACGCGTCGGTACAGCGCTACGATTCGGTGGACGAACTGACGCGTCACCTTCGGACCTTCGCCGTTGACGTGATGAACCGGGAGCTATACGGGTCGCTTTCCCGGCGCGGGCCGGGGTCCGAAGCCGGCAGCGAGCCGAACACGGACCGCGAGTGA
- a CDS encoding HAD family hydrolase: MTAVDAVLFDLDDTLCEYRRGGAELLSLAFDDVGVDPFFGVDEYHARYEEFLAETDDMVELRRECFAALAADRDRDPDLGRAVADAFAAERDHGNVRPLPGAAEAVERLAADHRLAVLTNGAPGMQSEKLAALPFRDAFEAVVHAGYDAPRKPEPEPYHHALDLLDATPERAVHVGNSLTTDVPGAHAAGVRSAWLSDGSDPDPEPHYRLGSLRDLTTPPWLG; encoded by the coding sequence ATGACCGCCGTCGACGCCGTGCTGTTCGATCTGGACGACACCCTCTGTGAGTACCGCCGGGGCGGCGCGGAGCTGCTTTCGCTCGCCTTCGACGACGTCGGCGTCGACCCGTTCTTCGGCGTCGACGAGTACCACGCGCGCTACGAGGAGTTCCTGGCCGAGACGGACGACATGGTCGAGCTTCGCCGGGAGTGTTTCGCCGCGCTCGCCGCCGACCGGGACCGGGACCCGGACCTCGGGCGGGCCGTCGCGGACGCCTTCGCCGCCGAGCGCGACCACGGGAACGTCCGCCCGCTGCCGGGCGCGGCCGAGGCCGTCGAGCGACTGGCGGCGGACCACCGCCTCGCGGTCCTGACCAACGGCGCGCCGGGGATGCAGTCCGAGAAGCTCGCGGCGCTGCCGTTCCGCGACGCGTTCGAGGCGGTCGTCCACGCCGGCTACGACGCGCCGCGGAAGCCCGAGCCGGAGCCGTACCACCACGCGCTCGACCTGCTCGACGCGACGCCCGAGCGGGCCGTCCACGTCGGCAACTCGCTGACGACGGACGTGCCCGGTGCCCACGCCGCCGGCGTCCGCTCGGCGTGGCTCTCGGACGGGAGCGACCCGGACCCGGAACCCCACTACCGGCTGGGGTCGCTGCGGGACCTGACGACGCCGCCCTGGCTGGGGTAA
- a CDS encoding M48 family metallopeptidase produces the protein MRRVGLRLLMALVGVGLLGLYLAVGVVLVEGVALLFVGRPDPWVLVGGIVASALFFGYLSYRVGTRRLVTGLDAVELPRDRAPWLYQRLDRLRGEMSVGEPRVFVASLPAPNALAVGAGEGVVILDRDLFRILDGEELEAILAHELAHLETRDALLQTLGSSLVETASGLLFLLLFPVGLLLAGIGRVGAWLAGRRPEPFGHHLVRVHYRVSQVVVVLLLALTLALRAHSRRREIRADDRAVEVTGDPLALARALARIQRASRPRLGPLSSLYIYGQEEADTLSRLLATHPPMDDRIERLVERTERSRAAIPVR, from the coding sequence ATGCGACGGGTCGGCCTTCGGCTGCTGATGGCGCTCGTCGGGGTCGGGCTGCTCGGCCTCTACCTCGCGGTCGGGGTCGTGCTGGTCGAAGGAGTCGCGCTGCTGTTCGTCGGTCGGCCCGACCCCTGGGTCCTCGTCGGTGGGATCGTCGCGTCGGCGCTGTTCTTCGGCTACCTGAGCTACCGCGTCGGGACGCGCCGGCTGGTGACGGGACTCGACGCCGTCGAACTGCCCCGTGATCGCGCACCGTGGCTCTACCAGCGGCTCGACCGCCTCCGCGGGGAGATGTCGGTCGGCGAACCGCGGGTGTTCGTCGCGTCGCTCCCCGCGCCGAACGCGCTGGCCGTCGGGGCTGGCGAGGGCGTCGTGATACTGGACCGCGACCTGTTCCGGATCCTCGACGGCGAGGAACTGGAGGCGATCCTCGCCCACGAACTCGCCCACCTGGAGACCCGTGACGCCCTGCTCCAGACGCTCGGGAGCAGCCTCGTCGAGACGGCGAGCGGGCTGCTCTTTCTGCTCCTCTTCCCGGTCGGACTGCTCCTGGCGGGCATCGGTCGCGTCGGCGCGTGGCTCGCCGGCCGCCGGCCGGAGCCGTTCGGCCACCACCTCGTCCGGGTCCACTACCGCGTCTCGCAGGTCGTCGTCGTCCTCCTGCTCGCGCTGACGCTGGCGCTCCGCGCCCACTCCCGGCGGCGGGAGATCCGGGCGGACGACCGCGCCGTCGAGGTGACCGGCGACCCGCTCGCGCTTGCCCGCGCGCTGGCTCGCATCCAGCGCGCGTCACGGCCGCGGCTCGGTCCCCTCTCGTCGCTGTACATCTACGGCCAGGAGGAGGCAGACACCCTGTCGCGCCTGCTGGCGACCCATCCGCCGATGGACGACCGGATCGAGCGGCTGGTCGAACGGACCGAGCGGTCGAGGGCGGCGATCCCGGTGCGGTGA